The following are encoded together in the Neofelis nebulosa isolate mNeoNeb1 chromosome 9, mNeoNeb1.pri, whole genome shotgun sequence genome:
- the LOC131486356 gene encoding uncharacterized protein LOC131486356 has translation MSATQGPSPSPDWRSDSPDPAGSNHSTCQSPEQGQKPDARHGLGRRWSPHGQGWEQAPAALTFKNTLLGLQDRQDPQRAYGYCSAVTSPKALAALSAWPLWLLRLEPEGGVCTASRALLAGAGVAAFSSAVRWGQVASQGTGEGSERPPAVSASSSGAWPSSVCMIPGLAFYAPPHPSTRQAALCVASCLTYTGADHHENSHRKVRAVPFRPHLGRDLVASYRGNQSGTWQPPFERRGFCELGKGSGCIPLTRVGKLQGFGLLSPDILSAGELEEQVFSPHSVAQRREEMLDLGSCQKLPTCLYRTITT, from the exons ATGAGTGCCACCCAG GGTCCTAGTCCTTCACCAGACTGGAGATCGGACAGCCCGGATCCAGCAGGAAGCAACCATTCTACCTGCCAAAGTCCGGAGCAGGGGCAGAAACCTGATGCCCGGCACGGCCTAGGCAGGCGCTGGTCACCCCATGGACAAGGGTGGGAGCAAGCACCTGCTgccttgacttttaaaaacactCTCCTTGGTTTGCAGGACCGCCAGGATCCGCAAAGAGCATATGGCTACTGCTCTGCTGTCACCAGCCCCAAGGCTTTAGCAGCCCTCAGCGCCTGGCCCTTGTGGCTGCTCAGGCTGGAGCCAGAAGGAGGGGTCTGCACAGCGAGCAGGGCGCTTCTGGCGGGGGCAGGGGTAGCTGCCTTCTCTTCTGCTGTCCGCTGGGGGCAGGTGGCAAGCCAGGGTACCGGAGAGGGGTCTGAGCGTCCACCTGCCGTTAGTGCCTCTTCTTCTGGAGCCTGGCCCTcctctgtgtgcat GATCCCTGGGCTGGCTTTTTATGCTCCTCCCCATCCATCCACCAGGCAGGCAGCTCTGTGTGTGGCATCATGTTTGACCTACACCGGCGCAGACCACCATGAAAACAGCCACAGGAAGGTAAGGGCAGTGCCTTTTCGACCACATCTGGGCAGAGATTTGGTTGCAAGCTATCGAGGCAACCAGAGTGGCACCTGGCAACCTCCTTTTGAAAGGAGAGGCTTCTGTGAACTGGGAAAGGGCTCCGGCTGCATCCCGCTCACCAGGGTTGGCAAGCTGCAGGGATTCGGGCTGCTGTCCCCGGACATCCTGTCTGCAGGGGAGCTGGAAGAGCAGGTGTTCTCACCCCACTCTGTAgcccagaggagggaagagatgcTTGACCTGGGAAGTTGCCAAAAACTTCCCACATGCCTGTACCGCACAATAACCACCTGA